The Prevotella melaninogenica genome has a segment encoding these proteins:
- a CDS encoding MraY family glycosyltransferase, translated as MSTYILISLFAFAMSAVCGFIMIPQILSFCKKRKLYDTPDARKIHKNAIPRLGGVSFMPSMLIATVVALLAWVYTSKGNKIGVSPWSIFFGVGITVIYITGVLDDIFGVRAKKKLLMQIIVASLLPMSYLYINNLYGFLGIYEIPPLVGAVLTVGVLVFIMNAINLIDGIDGLSASLTLIALCGLYFIFQREKIWVYCILIAGLMGVLIPFLYHNIWGKQEKNQKIFMGDSGSLTLGYILGVLLIKFCMYNPHVMPYQKGATLLSVTLLLVPTFDVFRVIIVRILHRKPIFRADKNHIHHKLMRAGMTQHQALISIIALSLIFIIINLSLFNQLLVTWIIAIDIIIYIAFQYTLDIFIRRKGGLPFTE; from the coding sequence ATGTCAACATATATTTTGATAAGCCTGTTTGCATTTGCCATGAGTGCTGTCTGTGGATTCATTATGATTCCACAGATTCTCTCGTTTTGTAAAAAGAGAAAATTATATGACACACCAGATGCCAGAAAAATACACAAGAATGCTATTCCTCGCTTAGGGGGCGTATCTTTTATGCCCAGTATGCTGATTGCTACGGTCGTTGCACTATTAGCATGGGTCTATACAAGCAAAGGCAATAAGATTGGGGTCAGCCCATGGAGCATCTTCTTTGGTGTGGGTATCACCGTTATCTATATAACAGGCGTACTCGATGACATCTTTGGCGTGCGGGCAAAGAAGAAACTTCTCATGCAGATTATTGTGGCAAGTCTGCTTCCGATGTCCTATCTTTACATCAACAACCTCTATGGTTTCTTAGGTATCTATGAGATTCCGCCACTCGTAGGGGCGGTGTTAACCGTTGGTGTACTGGTATTTATCATGAATGCTATCAATCTGATAGATGGTATTGACGGACTCTCTGCGAGCCTTACGCTCATTGCGTTATGCGGTCTTTACTTTATTTTCCAACGCGAAAAGATATGGGTCTATTGCATCCTTATTGCTGGACTGATGGGTGTATTGATTCCTTTCCTTTACCATAACATATGGGGAAAACAGGAAAAGAACCAAAAGATATTCATGGGCGACTCTGGTAGTCTGACACTTGGTTACATCCTTGGCGTACTACTGATTAAGTTCTGCATGTATAACCCACATGTCATGCCTTATCAGAAGGGTGCAACACTCCTTTCCGTAACCTTACTCCTCGTACCAACCTTTGATGTATTCAGAGTCATCATCGTTCGAATTCTTCACCGAAAACCGATCTTCAGAGCGGATAAAAACCATATCCACCATAAGCTAATGCGTGCAGGAATGACACAGCATCAGGCTTTGATAAGCATCATTGCACTGTCGCTTATCTTTATCATCATCAACCTTTCTCTCTTCAATCAACTTCTTGTGACATGGATTATTGCGATTGATATTATTATCTATATCGCCTTCCAATATACCCTCGACATCTTTATAAGAAGAAAGGGTGGACTTCCTTTCACTGAATAA
- a CDS encoding glycosyltransferase yields the protein MERIDISVLMAVYKKDNPAFLRESLESIFSQTVEAAEVVLLEDGPLTDALYDVIKSYESRYSTLKVVSFPENRGLGKTLNDGLLLCKYDLVARMDADDICKPNRLEVEYNWLKAHEDYDVIGSWVDEFTDDKTRVKSIRKVPEAYDEIKKYAQYRCPINHPTAMYRKAAVLAVGGYLTEYFPEDYFLWLRMLKNGSKFYNIQESLLWFRYSEETVAKRGGLAYACDEVRILVRMLKMGYIPFHVFCQSVVIRFTTRVMPLPIRQRLYNLIRKT from the coding sequence ATGGAACGTATTGACATATCAGTTTTAATGGCTGTCTATAAGAAAGATAATCCAGCTTTCCTTCGTGAAAGTTTAGAGAGTATCTTTTCTCAGACGGTGGAGGCTGCCGAGGTCGTTTTGTTAGAGGATGGACCTTTGACGGATGCTTTGTATGACGTTATAAAGTCTTATGAGTCGAGATATTCAACCTTGAAAGTGGTATCATTCCCAGAGAATAGGGGGTTGGGTAAGACCTTAAATGATGGCTTACTACTTTGTAAATATGATCTTGTGGCACGTATGGATGCTGACGATATCTGTAAACCGAATAGGTTAGAGGTGGAGTATAATTGGCTAAAGGCACATGAAGACTATGACGTGATAGGCTCTTGGGTGGATGAATTTACAGACGATAAGACGCGGGTAAAGTCGATAAGAAAGGTTCCTGAAGCATATGATGAGATAAAGAAATATGCGCAGTATAGATGTCCTATAAACCATCCGACAGCTATGTATAGAAAGGCAGCAGTGCTGGCAGTAGGTGGTTATCTCACAGAATATTTCCCTGAAGATTATTTCCTTTGGTTGCGAATGTTGAAGAATGGGAGTAAGTTTTATAATATTCAAGAGTCTTTGTTGTGGTTCCGTTATTCGGAGGAGACGGTGGCAAAGCGAGGTGGCTTGGCTTATGCTTGTGATGAGGTGCGTATCTTGGTACGGATGCTGAAGATGGGCTACATTCCTTTCCATGTTTTTTGCCAAAGTGTTGTAATCCGTTTTACCACTCGTGTTATGCCTTTACCTATCCGTCAGCGATTGTATAATCTGATAAGAAAAACATAG
- a CDS encoding chain-length determining protein encodes MEDNKKENVAVVSFLKKLKHDLLRYVIVFVVALVGSILVILPVPRYYKCDISLAPEMDNTENGGKLSSIASSFGVDLGDVASANALQPSLYPDLMKSNEFIKSLLQIPVETKDGSVKTNYYDYLYNHQKESPYAKAIGWIGKKFSDKDSLTSKIDSINPFMLNKKQDEIFTSIKNSIACDIDIKTGLITISVEDQDPLISATIADSVRAKLQDFITNYKTNKMKNDVKYYTKLVAEAKKKYEDARQKYATFSDANQDVILQELQSQRDDLENDMQLKFNAYSALSTQLQNAQAKLQEHTPSFTIVQSASVPVKPAGPKRMAFVFIVVFLSMMVTFVVCNFSLLFGGAKGE; translated from the coding sequence ATGGAAGACAATAAGAAAGAGAATGTTGCAGTAGTTTCCTTTCTCAAAAAACTTAAGCATGACTTGTTACGATACGTTATCGTATTTGTTGTTGCTTTGGTAGGATCAATCTTAGTGATTCTACCTGTTCCACGCTATTATAAGTGCGATATATCACTTGCTCCGGAGATGGATAATACCGAGAACGGAGGTAAGTTGAGTTCTATTGCGTCTTCCTTTGGTGTGGATCTTGGCGATGTTGCTTCTGCCAATGCCTTACAGCCAAGTCTTTATCCAGACTTGATGAAGTCTAATGAGTTTATTAAGAGTCTGCTACAGATTCCAGTAGAAACAAAAGATGGTTCGGTAAAAACCAATTACTACGATTATCTTTATAATCATCAGAAAGAGTCGCCATACGCTAAAGCGATTGGATGGATTGGAAAGAAGTTTAGCGATAAAGACAGTCTTACAAGCAAAATAGACTCTATTAATCCGTTTATGCTTAATAAAAAGCAAGACGAAATCTTCACGAGTATAAAGAATAGTATTGCATGTGACATTGATATTAAGACTGGATTGATAACGATTTCAGTGGAAGATCAAGACCCATTGATTAGTGCTACGATTGCTGATTCGGTACGAGCTAAACTGCAGGACTTCATCACCAACTATAAAACAAACAAGATGAAGAATGACGTGAAGTATTATACAAAGTTGGTCGCAGAGGCAAAGAAGAAGTATGAGGACGCACGTCAGAAGTATGCAACCTTCTCTGATGCCAATCAAGATGTTATCTTACAAGAGCTTCAGTCACAACGTGATGACTTGGAGAATGATATGCAGTTGAAGTTTAATGCTTATAGTGCGTTGAGCACACAGCTGCAAAATGCACAGGCAAAGTTGCAGGAACACACCCCTTCTTTTACGATAGTTCAGAGTGCATCTGTACCTGTTAAGCCTGCTGGACCAAAGCGAATGGCATTTGTTTTCATTGTTGTTTTTCTGAGTATGATGGTTACATTCGTTGTTTGTAACTTCTCGTTATTGTTTGGTGGAGCAAAGGGCGAATAG
- a CDS encoding oligosaccharide flippase family protein, producing MIRVKDIITRINSSSISRRMGQGLVWSFTGTALAKFLTLLVGIICAHILQKEAYGEFSMVRSTINMFIVLGSAGLGVTSTKYIAEYREKQADKIPAVYAATNYFGLLMAIITAILILLGAPFIANNILHHPSIVLPVRVGAVLLFFSIINGVQNGALMGFENFKAIAINTLLGSVLESVLTILGAYYFGVNGAILGFGMGFILIFVTNHLSINKNFSAIHIKKLSIKKLHLKDFSILYTYSLPAALSALLITPSFWLIRSILVRAEGFQELAVFEAADQWKVIILFVPTAFSQIVLPILSSLHKEKTSFVSTLKYNMLIVGVTALLLSIGVMLFGGFIMRLYGATYDNSVPVQILAISTIFSALANVLEMAVYSLGKMWQCFAINIVWALLMVGCSYYLCMRGEGANGLSMAVLISYVVSFLMFLVYTIIVVRKEVK from the coding sequence ATGATTAGAGTTAAGGATATCATAACGCGTATAAACTCATCTTCTATATCACGAAGAATGGGGCAAGGGCTGGTGTGGTCGTTCACTGGAACGGCTTTAGCGAAGTTCCTTACCTTACTCGTTGGTATCATCTGTGCCCATATTTTGCAGAAAGAAGCATACGGAGAGTTCTCTATGGTGCGCTCTACGATTAATATGTTTATTGTGCTTGGCTCTGCAGGATTAGGTGTTACGTCAACTAAGTATATAGCAGAATATAGGGAGAAGCAGGCAGATAAGATTCCTGCTGTCTATGCTGCGACGAATTACTTTGGACTTTTAATGGCTATCATAACGGCAATCTTGATACTGTTAGGCGCACCGTTTATAGCTAATAACATCCTTCACCATCCAAGTATTGTATTACCTGTAAGGGTAGGAGCGGTCTTGTTGTTCTTTTCTATCATCAATGGCGTACAGAATGGAGCCTTGATGGGCTTTGAAAATTTCAAGGCAATCGCTATCAATACATTGTTGGGAAGTGTCTTAGAATCGGTTTTAACGATTCTTGGAGCATATTATTTTGGTGTTAATGGAGCTATTCTTGGTTTTGGAATGGGATTCATCTTGATATTTGTTACGAATCATCTTTCTATCAATAAGAACTTCTCAGCTATTCATATAAAGAAGTTAAGCATAAAGAAACTTCATCTAAAGGACTTCTCTATCTTATATACCTATAGCCTTCCAGCAGCTTTATCGGCATTGCTTATCACCCCTTCTTTCTGGTTGATACGCTCAATACTTGTGCGTGCAGAGGGCTTTCAGGAACTTGCAGTCTTTGAAGCGGCTGACCAGTGGAAAGTTATTATCTTGTTTGTTCCCACAGCCTTCAGTCAGATAGTCCTGCCAATCCTATCCAGTTTACATAAGGAAAAGACCTCCTTTGTATCTACTTTGAAGTATAATATGCTGATAGTAGGTGTTACGGCACTGTTACTATCTATCGGAGTGATGCTCTTTGGAGGTTTTATCATGAGACTATACGGAGCAACTTATGACAATTCCGTACCTGTACAGATACTTGCAATCTCAACAATATTCTCCGCTTTAGCTAATGTTCTTGAGATGGCAGTATACAGTCTTGGTAAGATGTGGCAATGTTTTGCTATTAATATCGTCTGGGCATTGCTGATGGTAGGATGCTCTTACTATCTTTGTATGAGAGGCGAAGGGGCTAATGGCTTGTCAATGGCAGTATTAATCTCATACGTTGTGTCCTTCCTTATGTTCTTGGTGTACACAATTATCGTTGTTAGAAAGGAGGTAAAGTGA
- a CDS encoding ligase, which yields MGVGFYFALCNGLKPWNIAYWGQFYFLCILLLGVKDKKSCLEALRIFVFIIFILDFGTNLLFLVGVNVPWTELPPVRPGEALARFPGFKGNALYSGSITFVSACYMLNQKKVNKLVFYIGLASMVGNLILSGSYRYLIIGAVVATMYYLRLYRSKIMMVGMYVSSIVIVFMATLVTMFSNLSNFYRAFIWFHFLKEIAKDPWIGHGFFNIHLDENQDFSTPSHLIANGVTESCILTLGYSFGVIVLLFFLVSIVKTLLRYKAYQRYSVELGLFIGLTLDLFWGGSFDNTYTFALLLLSWYVINETACKKELNEDIHDSTTDV from the coding sequence TTGGGAGTCGGTTTTTACTTTGCGTTATGCAATGGTCTGAAACCTTGGAATATAGCTTATTGGGGACAATTCTATTTCCTTTGTATTCTCCTCTTGGGTGTTAAGGATAAGAAGTCGTGCTTGGAAGCCTTGCGCATCTTCGTTTTTATCATCTTTATTCTTGACTTTGGAACGAATCTCTTGTTCCTTGTAGGGGTGAATGTGCCATGGACAGAACTGCCGCCAGTGCGCCCTGGTGAGGCACTTGCACGTTTCCCAGGCTTTAAGGGTAATGCCTTATATTCAGGAAGTATCACCTTTGTGAGTGCTTGTTATATGCTCAACCAGAAGAAGGTGAATAAACTTGTCTTCTACATAGGACTTGCCTCAATGGTGGGTAACCTCATCTTGTCTGGTTCGTATCGCTATCTTATCATCGGTGCGGTCGTTGCAACGATGTATTATCTGCGTCTGTATAGAAGTAAGATCATGATGGTTGGAATGTATGTTTCAAGTATTGTCATAGTGTTTATGGCAACACTTGTCACGATGTTCTCTAATCTAAGCAACTTCTATCGTGCGTTTATTTGGTTCCACTTCTTAAAAGAGATAGCAAAAGATCCATGGATAGGACATGGCTTCTTCAATATCCATTTGGATGAAAACCAAGACTTTAGTACACCTTCTCATTTGATAGCCAATGGCGTGACGGAGTCTTGTATCTTGACGCTTGGTTATAGTTTTGGCGTTATCGTCTTGTTATTCTTCCTCGTAAGTATTGTCAAAACATTGTTGAGATATAAGGCATACCAACGTTATTCAGTAGAGTTAGGACTGTTTATCGGTTTAACTTTGGACCTCTTTTGGGGTGGAAGCTTCGATAACACCTATACCTTTGCATTATTGTTATTGAGTTGGTATGTAATCAATGAAACAGCTTGTAAAAAAGAATTGAATGAAGACATTCACGATAGTACTACCGACGTATAA
- a CDS encoding glycosyltransferase family 2 protein: protein MKTFTIVLPTYNNLDLFKSAYSSVCKQDFKDYEIVVVDDSDDSSIEDYVSSLNNPVLIYRHHVPSAGAVNNWNHGLQLASGKYVIVLHHDEAFEEDNYLTSLNVEFQKGYDVLVSRVKVFNGGILKPNVFSQAVMKGFTGCPSLLFLCNGIGPCSCIAFKRAHITDFDNRLNWLVDVDWYYRLLKGKRRKFLDDLHINSFNDHEDKITNQIDVKQSEVKDIAILNVKYKCHPLLRCCLFINKMVMLYDLKGIIKKLIRK, encoded by the coding sequence ATGAAGACATTCACGATAGTACTACCGACGTATAATAATCTCGACCTTTTTAAGAGTGCGTACAGTTCTGTCTGTAAGCAGGATTTTAAGGACTATGAGATTGTTGTAGTAGATGATTCTGACGATTCGTCTATAGAGGATTACGTGTCTTCGCTTAATAATCCCGTTCTTATTTATCGACATCATGTGCCCTCAGCAGGCGCAGTGAATAATTGGAATCATGGTTTACAGTTAGCAAGTGGTAAGTATGTTATTGTATTACACCATGATGAGGCTTTCGAAGAAGACAATTATCTGACTTCTCTAAACGTAGAATTCCAAAAGGGATATGACGTACTTGTAAGCCGTGTAAAGGTTTTTAATGGTGGAATATTAAAGCCAAATGTCTTTTCGCAGGCTGTGATGAAAGGCTTTACAGGCTGTCCTTCCCTTCTTTTCCTTTGTAATGGCATTGGTCCTTGTTCCTGTATTGCTTTTAAGCGAGCGCATATTACCGACTTTGACAACCGCCTTAACTGGCTTGTTGATGTTGATTGGTATTACCGTCTACTGAAAGGGAAGCGCAGAAAGTTCTTAGATGATCTTCATATCAACTCTTTTAACGACCATGAGGATAAGATTACAAATCAGATAGATGTGAAGCAATCAGAGGTGAAAGACATAGCTATTCTCAACGTAAAGTATAAGTGTCACCCTCTATTAAGATGTTGCTTATTCATCAATAAAATGGTTATGCTCTATGATTTAAAGGGTATAATAAAGAAACTCATCCGCAAATGA
- a CDS encoding alpha-1,2-fucosyltransferase, which yields MKIVKILGGLGNQMFQYALYLSLQESFPKERVALDLFSFHGYHLHNGFELENIFSVTAQKASAADIMRIAYYYPNYLLWCVGKRLLPRRRGMCLESSTLRFDESVLTREGNRYFDGYWQDERYFAAYREKVLKAFTFPAFKRAENLSLLEKLDENSVALHVRRGDYVGNSLYQGICDLDYYRTAIEKMCAHVTPSLFCIFSNDIAWCQQHLQPYLKAPVVYVTWNTGAESYRDMQLMSCCAHNIIANSSFSWWGAWLNQNREKVVIAPKKWLNMEECHFTLPASWIKS from the coding sequence ATGAAGATAGTAAAGATATTAGGTGGCTTGGGCAATCAGATGTTCCAGTATGCTTTATACCTCTCCTTGCAGGAGTCTTTTCCCAAGGAGCGTGTGGCACTCGACCTTTTTAGTTTCCACGGCTACCATCTGCATAATGGTTTCGAACTGGAGAACATCTTTTCAGTAACGGCTCAAAAGGCTTCAGCTGCTGACATTATGCGCATAGCCTATTACTATCCTAATTATCTTTTATGGTGTGTTGGCAAACGCCTGCTCCCACGTCGTAGGGGGATGTGTTTGGAGAGTTCTACGCTCCGTTTTGATGAATCGGTATTGACGAGAGAAGGAAACAGATACTTCGATGGCTATTGGCAGGATGAAAGATACTTTGCCGCATATCGCGAGAAGGTGTTGAAAGCCTTTACTTTTCCTGCTTTTAAGCGTGCTGAAAACCTATCTTTGTTAGAGAAATTAGATGAAAACAGCGTTGCGTTACACGTAAGACGAGGAGATTATGTTGGTAATAGTCTTTATCAAGGTATCTGTGACCTCGACTATTATCGTACTGCCATTGAGAAGATGTGTGCTCATGTTACGCCCTCACTGTTTTGTATCTTTAGTAACGACATCGCATGGTGTCAGCAGCATCTTCAGCCGTATCTGAAAGCTCCGGTAGTCTATGTGACATGGAATACAGGTGCTGAGAGTTACCGAGATATGCAGTTGATGTCGTGTTGTGCGCATAATATCATCGCAAATTCTTCCTTTTCGTGGTGGGGTGCATGGCTCAATCAGAATCGTGAAAAGGTGGTTATTGCACCTAAGAAATGGTTGAATATGGAAGAATGTCATTTCACTTTGCCAGCATCATGGATTAAAAGCTAA
- a CDS encoding SLBB domain-containing protein, with product MKKYILFVLLALCSLNGFAQSSMTDTQVMDFVQKEHKKGTPQAQIVTKLMQSGVDISQIRRVRNIYEKMQKGNAAFGAAKEGTTTDRSRTNNGQTSPTAAPGKSKRQIADATLDDYNNNEQEINRYSEGRISANRSWTNTYDENDGEYLKMQAEMNDWMPQDTAAMYENLLKQLSRNRKKVWGRDIFNNKSLSFEPNMNMALPRNYRIGPGDAVFIDVYGASQKSYQTTVAPDGYVTLEGFGPVQVSGLTVDQANNRIREKIGKRFSSSNIRLSVGQTHTIMVNVVGEVKTPGTYTLSAFATVFNALYMAGGIGDLGTLRNIKVYRGGTLITTVDVYDFLRRGHLSGNVRLADNDVIVVGPYEMLAQISGKVKRPMFYEMKRGESLGTLIGYAGGFAGDAYTRSVRVRRKTGRQYSIFNVNEFDMRNFRVADEDSISVDSVIPRYENMVEIKGAVFRPGMYEVGGRINSVRGLIEAADGLTEVAFAPHAVLHRKKADRTLEVISVDVDGILTGRVADIPIQNEDVLFIPTCTDAQEQRTITIHGEVLYPGIYQYADNESLEDFILQAGGLKQSASTVRVDVSRRITNPQALTPDSIIARTYSFSLRDGFVIDGAPGFVLEPYDEVYVRKSPGTTNQQNVSIDGEVVFAGNYTLTSRKMRLSDIYKAAGGATELGYIKGARLERRPTPSERIRMENIYKVQLEQQHKNMVNLAVKTKDAGVLQAIQENNKKLEEKFKVPDVYPVGIELDKAIANPGSDADIVLREGDRIIIPQYNGTVKINGAVMFPNSVGYVEGKSVAYYIDQAGGFASDAKKSNTYILYMNGMLAKVGHNAKVRPGCEIIVPTKIQSKMSLAETLSVGSSAASIAAVIATIANLLK from the coding sequence ATGAAGAAATATATTCTATTTGTATTACTCGCATTATGTTCTTTGAATGGTTTTGCACAGTCGTCTATGACGGATACGCAGGTAATGGACTTCGTGCAGAAGGAGCACAAGAAAGGTACTCCACAGGCGCAGATTGTCACCAAGCTCATGCAGAGTGGTGTAGACATCTCGCAGATACGCCGTGTGAGAAACATATACGAGAAGATGCAGAAGGGAAATGCTGCCTTTGGAGCCGCAAAAGAGGGTACGACAACGGATCGTAGTCGTACAAATAACGGACAGACAAGTCCTACTGCTGCCCCAGGAAAGAGCAAACGACAAATCGCTGATGCGACACTCGATGATTACAACAACAACGAGCAGGAGATAAACAGATACTCTGAGGGACGCATCTCGGCTAATCGTTCGTGGACAAACACCTACGATGAGAACGATGGTGAGTACCTGAAGATGCAGGCTGAGATGAATGATTGGATGCCACAGGACACTGCTGCGATGTATGAAAACCTACTGAAGCAGCTGAGTCGTAACCGAAAGAAGGTCTGGGGACGTGACATCTTTAATAATAAGAGTCTTTCTTTTGAACCAAACATGAACATGGCGCTGCCTCGCAACTACCGTATTGGTCCCGGTGATGCTGTGTTTATCGATGTATATGGTGCTTCACAGAAGTCTTACCAGACAACGGTTGCGCCTGATGGTTACGTCACCTTGGAGGGTTTCGGCCCTGTTCAGGTGAGTGGATTGACTGTAGATCAGGCGAACAACCGCATCCGTGAGAAGATTGGTAAGCGTTTTAGTAGTTCGAACATACGCCTCTCTGTTGGTCAGACCCATACCATTATGGTGAATGTTGTGGGTGAAGTGAAGACCCCAGGTACCTATACACTGTCAGCTTTTGCCACTGTTTTCAACGCACTTTACATGGCTGGTGGTATTGGTGACTTAGGAACACTGCGCAATATCAAGGTATATAGAGGAGGAACACTCATCACTACGGTTGACGTATACGACTTCCTTCGTCGCGGTCATCTGAGTGGTAATGTGCGCTTGGCTGATAACGACGTCATCGTTGTGGGTCCTTACGAGATGCTTGCACAGATTAGCGGTAAGGTGAAACGCCCAATGTTCTATGAGATGAAACGTGGCGAAAGCCTTGGAACACTCATTGGTTACGCAGGTGGATTTGCCGGTGACGCCTATACACGTTCGGTACGTGTACGCAGAAAGACGGGTCGCCAGTATTCTATCTTCAATGTTAATGAGTTTGATATGCGCAACTTCCGTGTTGCTGATGAAGACTCAATCAGTGTTGACTCGGTTATTCCAAGATACGAAAACATGGTGGAAATCAAGGGAGCCGTGTTCCGTCCGGGTATGTATGAGGTAGGTGGACGCATCAACAGTGTACGTGGATTGATTGAAGCAGCAGATGGATTGACGGAGGTGGCATTTGCTCCACACGCCGTTTTACACCGTAAGAAGGCTGACCGCACATTGGAGGTTATCTCGGTAGATGTGGATGGAATCCTTACGGGTCGTGTGGCTGACATCCCTATACAAAACGAAGATGTACTCTTCATCCCTACATGTACGGATGCACAGGAGCAACGAACCATAACCATTCATGGTGAAGTTCTCTACCCAGGTATCTATCAATACGCTGACAATGAGTCGTTAGAAGACTTCATCCTGCAAGCAGGAGGTCTGAAACAGAGTGCCTCTACGGTGAGAGTAGATGTATCACGCCGTATCACAAACCCACAAGCACTGACGCCAGACTCTATCATAGCCCGCACCTACTCCTTCTCTCTACGTGACGGCTTTGTCATCGATGGTGCGCCAGGTTTCGTTCTTGAACCTTATGATGAGGTGTATGTACGTAAGAGTCCGGGTACAACCAACCAGCAGAATGTTAGTATTGATGGTGAGGTTGTGTTTGCAGGAAACTACACACTGACCTCAAGAAAGATGCGCCTAAGCGACATTTACAAGGCAGCAGGTGGTGCAACAGAATTAGGATATATCAAAGGTGCGCGCTTAGAGCGTCGCCCTACTCCATCCGAACGCATACGAATGGAGAATATCTATAAGGTGCAGTTGGAACAGCAACATAAGAACATGGTAAACTTAGCTGTGAAAACTAAGGATGCAGGTGTTCTTCAAGCAATACAAGAAAATAACAAGAAGTTAGAGGAGAAGTTCAAAGTTCCTGATGTATATCCTGTTGGTATCGAGTTAGATAAGGCGATAGCTAATCCAGGAAGTGATGCCGACATCGTCCTTCGTGAGGGCGATCGCATCATCATTCCACAATACAATGGAACCGTTAAGATTAACGGTGCGGTTATGTTCCCTAACTCTGTCGGTTATGTTGAGGGCAAGAGCGTTGCTTACTATATCGATCAGGCTGGTGGTTTTGCCAGTGATGCGAAGAAGAGTAACACCTATATCCTCTACATGAACGGAATGTTAGCGAAGGTAGGCCACAATGCTAAGGTGCGCCCAGGCTGCGAGATCATTGTTCCTACAAAGATACAAAGTAAGATGAGCCTTGCCGAAACCCTCAGCGTCGGTTCAAGTGCTGCCAGCATCGCAGCCGTCATTGCTACGATTGCAAACTTGCTGAAGTAA
- a CDS encoding sugar transferase, translated as MRENESHDGMGKLQRCLKRAFDIVGALIGLIICSPLFLLISILITYQSNGPIIFRQIRIGYKGRPFAIFKFRTMSSVVEEEGPQLVAKCDNSNSTRLEQFLRGHHLDELPQLWNVLRGDMSFVGPRPERKFFIDKIIEQTDRYQLIYQMRPGLTSEATLYNGYTDTMEKMLRRMEMDIHYLEHRTLWLDFTIVIKTVLKIVTGKKF; from the coding sequence ATGAGAGAAAACGAGAGTCATGATGGCATGGGAAAGCTTCAACGCTGTTTGAAGCGTGCTTTTGACATTGTTGGTGCGCTCATCGGACTTATCATCTGCTCTCCTCTATTTCTCCTCATCAGTATTCTTATTACTTATCAAAGCAATGGACCGATCATCTTCCGACAGATACGTATCGGATATAAAGGACGTCCGTTTGCTATCTTTAAGTTTCGTACAATGAGCAGTGTTGTGGAGGAAGAGGGTCCGCAACTTGTTGCAAAATGTGACAATTCGAACTCTACTCGTTTGGAACAGTTCCTGCGTGGGCATCACTTAGACGAACTACCACAACTATGGAATGTGCTCAGAGGCGACATGTCTTTCGTAGGTCCGCGCCCTGAACGTAAGTTCTTTATCGACAAGATTATCGAACAGACCGACCGCTATCAACTCATCTATCAGATGCGACCGGGGCTTACTTCAGAGGCAACACTCTACAATGGTTATACCGATACGATGGAGAAAATGCTCCGACGAATGGAGATGGACATCCATTACTTGGAACATCGCACCTTGTGGTTGGACTTTACCATCGTCATTAAGACGGTTCTAAAAATTGTTACTGGAAAGAAATTCTAA